One segment of Acropora muricata isolate sample 2 chromosome 8, ASM3666990v1, whole genome shotgun sequence DNA contains the following:
- the LOC136925504 gene encoding uncharacterized protein, translating into MAHRILKCTVCGGDHSIFHCENKCGVCHGDNRKCSCSEQPPSKKKKLRKQKQSSGDQQSVADLRKLYDNLQKEHERVGSAFQNLKDQNEELARDLAEREADLEELTNLVSTKDEVIKNAERRLLHAKKLIADLKAEVQSLRSRNDQQEPEQQTPQQQSEAEIGRVNSHSLSSIHSRYAKVLQVIDDNRCSMANAFRLAGCPRSTVRDFVAIAELKIMDHREHDRVIRDHAGSVKELEATCRRRLRSYLPVMANLRREGKLLPLKFDERFYPE; encoded by the coding sequence ATGGCTCATCGAATCTTAAAGTGTACTGTGTGCGGCGGCGAccattctatttttcattgcgAAAATAAGTGTGGTGTCTGCCACGGAGACAATCGTAAGTGTTCCTGTTCGGAGCAGCCtccgagtaaaaaaaaaaagttgagaaAGCAGAAACAGTCCTCTGGTGACCAACAAAGCGTTGCAGATCTCCGCAAGCTGTACGACAACTTGCAGAAAGAGCACGAGCGGGTCGGGTCCGCGTTCCAAAACCTGAAAGATCAGAACGAGGAACTTGCGAGGGACCTGGCAGAACGCGAAGCTGATTTGGAAGAACTGACCAACCTCGTAAGCACAAAGGATGAGGTGATTAAAAACGCGGAGAGAAGACTACTGCATgcgaaaaaattaatagcagaTCTGAAGGCAGAGGTCCAGTCACTTCGTAGCAGAAACGATCAGCAGGAACCTGAGCAGCAGACGCCGCAGCAACAGTCAGAGGCAGAGATAGGCCGCGTGAACTCCCATAGCCTCTCCAGCATTCACAGTCGGTACGCGAAGGTCCTTCAGGTCATTGACGACAACCGCTGCAGCATGGCCAATGCGTTCCGTCTCGCTGGATGTCCGAGGAGTACTGTCCGGGACTTCGTCGCGATTGCAGAGCTAAAGATCATGGACCATCGAGAGCACGACCGTGTTATCAGAGACCATGCTGGCTCTGTAAAAGAATTGGAAGCGACCTGCAGAAGAAGACTTCGGAGCTATCTTCCAGTCATGGCTAACCTGCGGCGTGAGGGGAAGCTGTTGCCTCTGAAGTTTGATGAGCGTTTCTACCCGGAGTAA